A genome region from Crossiella equi includes the following:
- a CDS encoding PQQ-dependent sugar dehydrogenase encodes MALLAAALATASLSATGHAAPTDYEAEDATVSQGVVESNHAGFSGRGFVNYANAVGGYVEWTVTAATAGTHTLTFRYANGTAATRNMDLAVDGAVVADDLAFGGTGAWTAWTTKQVTATLKAGANKVRATAVTADGGPNVDRLAVLSADSQAPTPPSNLRGTGKTATSTSLAWDPASDNVGVTGYDIYQHGQLMKSVGAVLAATVEGLEPDTTYDWTVFAKDAAGNVSQASNAVPIRTDPAPPDNEKPTAPGALRSPGKTEASVDLAWHPSTDNVKVTGYEILTDGVQTGTADGGTTTHTAAGLTPDKAYTFRVRARDAAGNRSELSNEITVTTGTSGPSGVPEPGAVTQIAGGLDVPWGLAFLPGGDAVVSERESFTLLRVSPSGQKTVLGQVPGAQSTGGEGGVLGVEVSPNFASDNHVYVYHTAGSGNQLVRAKLTGNTLSGWQTLLSGTPKSRFHNGGRLRFSPDGRHLFVSTGDAQNGANAQNLNNNAGKVLRLNPDGTIPADNPFPGKAIWSYGHRNVQGLDFDSQGRLWASEFGNSSQDEVNLITKGGNYGWPGCEGTSGSCSGTVPPKKTWSTSQASPSGLTIINDHVFVATTVGQRVYRMRIDASANLVEQKSYFQGTYGRLRTVEVDRQGDIWLGTTTDKDGTKNNDRLLRIDVRYAGGEPGPGGFTLTSTAFADNAMIPAKHTCAGDKVAGQDPSPPLAWGAGTTGAKAYAIVFADRVNGGNKLHWAIWDIPAAALSLPENLGSGFTVPGQGGARQKAMGSGANSQKYFGPCPGGSTNPYTFTLYALNTATVPGLSSGSTMAQIETAIKNASTANTVLRGRSNAKAG; translated from the coding sequence GTGGCCCTGCTCGCCGCGGCACTCGCCACCGCATCCCTGAGCGCGACCGGGCACGCCGCGCCCACCGACTACGAGGCCGAGGACGCCACCGTCTCCCAGGGCGTGGTGGAGTCCAACCACGCCGGGTTCTCCGGGCGGGGCTTCGTCAACTACGCCAACGCCGTGGGCGGCTACGTCGAGTGGACGGTCACCGCCGCCACCGCGGGCACGCACACCCTGACCTTCCGCTACGCCAACGGCACCGCGGCCACCCGGAACATGGACCTCGCCGTGGACGGCGCGGTCGTGGCCGACGACCTGGCCTTCGGCGGCACCGGCGCGTGGACCGCCTGGACCACCAAGCAGGTCACCGCCACGCTCAAGGCGGGGGCGAACAAGGTCCGGGCCACCGCGGTGACCGCCGACGGCGGTCCGAACGTCGACCGCCTGGCAGTCCTGAGCGCCGACAGCCAGGCCCCGACCCCGCCGTCGAACCTGCGCGGCACCGGCAAGACCGCCACCAGCACCTCGCTGGCCTGGGACCCGGCCAGCGACAACGTGGGGGTCACCGGCTACGACATCTACCAGCACGGCCAGCTGATGAAGAGCGTCGGCGCGGTGCTGGCCGCCACGGTGGAGGGCCTGGAGCCGGACACCACCTACGACTGGACGGTCTTCGCCAAGGACGCCGCGGGCAACGTCTCGCAGGCCTCCAACGCGGTACCCATCCGCACCGACCCGGCGCCGCCGGACAACGAGAAGCCCACCGCGCCCGGTGCGCTGCGCTCGCCCGGCAAGACCGAGGCCAGCGTGGACCTGGCGTGGCACCCCTCCACCGACAACGTCAAGGTCACCGGCTACGAGATCCTCACCGACGGCGTGCAGACCGGGACCGCGGACGGGGGCACCACCACGCACACCGCGGCCGGGCTGACCCCGGACAAGGCCTACACCTTCCGCGTGCGGGCGCGGGACGCGGCGGGCAACCGCTCGGAGCTGTCGAACGAGATCACCGTGACCACGGGGACGAGCGGTCCGAGCGGGGTGCCGGAGCCGGGCGCGGTCACCCAGATCGCCGGTGGCCTGGACGTGCCGTGGGGCCTGGCGTTCCTGCCCGGCGGGGACGCGGTGGTCAGCGAGCGCGAGTCGTTCACCCTCCTGCGGGTCTCGCCCAGCGGGCAGAAGACCGTGCTGGGCCAGGTGCCCGGCGCGCAGAGCACCGGCGGCGAGGGCGGGGTGCTCGGTGTGGAGGTCTCGCCGAACTTCGCCTCCGACAACCACGTCTACGTCTACCACACGGCCGGATCGGGCAACCAGCTCGTGCGGGCCAAGCTGACCGGGAACACGCTCTCCGGTTGGCAGACGCTGTTGTCCGGCACGCCGAAGAGCCGGTTCCACAACGGCGGCCGCCTGCGCTTCAGCCCGGACGGCAGGCACCTGTTCGTCTCCACCGGTGACGCGCAGAACGGTGCCAACGCGCAGAACCTCAACAACAACGCGGGCAAGGTGCTGCGGCTCAACCCGGACGGCACCATCCCGGCGGACAACCCGTTCCCGGGCAAGGCGATCTGGAGCTACGGGCACCGCAACGTGCAGGGCCTGGACTTCGACTCCCAGGGCCGCCTGTGGGCCTCGGAGTTCGGCAACTCCAGCCAGGACGAGGTCAACCTGATCACCAAGGGCGGCAACTACGGCTGGCCGGGCTGCGAGGGCACCAGCGGCTCCTGCTCGGGCACCGTGCCACCGAAGAAGACCTGGTCCACCAGCCAGGCCTCGCCGAGCGGGCTGACCATCATCAACGACCACGTGTTCGTGGCCACCACGGTGGGTCAGCGCGTGTACCGGATGCGCATCGACGCCAGCGCGAACCTGGTGGAGCAGAAGAGCTACTTCCAGGGCACCTACGGCCGGTTGCGCACGGTGGAGGTCGACCGGCAAGGCGACATCTGGCTGGGCACCACCACGGACAAGGACGGTACCAAGAACAACGACCGGCTGCTGCGCATCGACGTGCGGTACGCGGGCGGTGAACCCGGTCCCGGCGGGTTCACGCTGACCAGCACCGCGTTCGCCGACAACGCGATGATCCCGGCCAAGCACACCTGCGCCGGGGACAAGGTCGCGGGCCAGGACCCGTCGCCGCCGCTGGCCTGGGGCGCGGGCACGACCGGTGCCAAGGCCTACGCGATCGTCTTCGCCGACCGCGTGAACGGCGGGAACAAGCTGCACTGGGCCATCTGGGACATCCCGGCCGCCGCGCTGTCCCTGCCGGAGAACCTGGGCTCGGGCTTCACCGTGCCGGGCCAGGGCGGGGCCAGGCAGAAGGCCATGGGCAGCGGGGCGAACAGCCAGAAGTACTTCGGCCCGTGCCCCGGAGGCTCGACGAATCCGTACACCTTCACGCTCTACGCGTTGAACACCGCCACCGTCCCGGGGCTGTCCTCGGGCTCGACGATGGCGCAGATCGAGACCGCGATCAAGAACGCCAGCACCGCGAACACGGTGCTGCGGGGCCGTTCCAACGCCAAGGCGGGCTGA
- the egtA gene encoding ergothioneine biosynthesis glutamate--cysteine ligase EgtA yields MPTEATAFAEPQSPPLHDRAEAEAYVASVCFKTGPPALVGVELEWTVHHTGQPQRQLTLDTLRDALGQHAPPQLLPDSPYLPLPNGSPVTVEPGGQVELSSLPAPTLAELLPVATADIAYLVELLRQAGLQLGQHGIDAHRLPQRLLQVPRYAAMEKSFNLRGPDGRTMMCSTAGLQVCVDAGEPDRVAARWAAAHALGPLLTAAFANSGQFAGRRSGWASARMRTLFGTDPMRTRSGDVVPDPGAAWARRVMDTPVICLRRPGTCWDAPPGLTFGQWADGALDRRPTTDDLDYHLTTMFPPVRPRGYLEIRYLDTQPHGEWTVPVALLVALFHRESTVDSVLDATEAVATRWVEAARHGLTDPVLAMVAPRVFDLALRALPDLGLDPGTRALVEETVGYLLAGRAPVGAAEELA; encoded by the coding sequence TTGCCGACAGAAGCCACCGCGTTCGCCGAACCGCAGTCACCGCCGCTGCACGACCGTGCGGAGGCAGAGGCCTATGTCGCCTCTGTCTGTTTCAAGACAGGACCACCCGCGCTGGTCGGGGTGGAACTCGAATGGACGGTCCACCACACCGGGCAGCCCCAGCGGCAGCTCACGCTGGACACGCTCCGTGACGCACTGGGGCAGCACGCACCACCGCAGCTGCTCCCCGACAGCCCGTACCTCCCGTTGCCCAACGGCTCCCCGGTCACCGTCGAACCCGGTGGCCAGGTCGAGCTCTCCTCCCTGCCCGCGCCCACCCTGGCCGAACTGCTGCCGGTGGCCACCGCGGACATCGCCTATCTGGTCGAACTGCTCCGCCAGGCGGGGCTCCAGCTCGGCCAGCACGGCATCGACGCCCATCGCCTGCCCCAGCGGCTGTTGCAGGTCCCGCGGTACGCGGCGATGGAGAAGTCGTTCAACCTCCGCGGTCCTGACGGCCGCACCATGATGTGCAGCACCGCGGGTCTCCAGGTGTGCGTGGACGCCGGGGAGCCCGACCGCGTGGCCGCCCGCTGGGCCGCCGCGCACGCGCTCGGACCGCTGCTGACCGCCGCTTTCGCCAACTCCGGCCAGTTCGCGGGCAGGCGCTCCGGCTGGGCCTCGGCCCGCATGCGCACCCTGTTCGGCACCGACCCCATGCGCACCCGCTCCGGGGACGTCGTTCCGGACCCGGGCGCGGCATGGGCGCGGCGCGTGATGGACACCCCGGTGATCTGCCTGCGCCGCCCCGGCACCTGCTGGGACGCGCCGCCGGGCCTGACCTTCGGCCAGTGGGCGGACGGCGCCCTGGACCGGCGGCCCACCACCGACGACCTGGACTACCACCTCACCACCATGTTCCCGCCGGTGCGCCCGCGCGGGTACCTGGAAATCCGCTACCTGGACACCCAGCCGCACGGCGAGTGGACGGTCCCGGTGGCACTGCTGGTCGCGCTGTTCCACCGGGAGTCCACTGTGGACAGCGTGCTGGACGCGACGGAGGCCGTCGCCACCCGGTGGGTGGAGGCGGCCCGGCACGGGCTCACCGATCCGGTGCTGGCCATGGTGGCGCCACGGGTCTTCGACCTGGCGCTGCGCGCACTGCCCGACCTGGGGCTCGACCCCGGGACCCGGGCACTGGTCGAGGAGACGGTGGGTTACCTGCTGGCCGGGCGAGCCCCGGTGGGCGCGGCGGAGGAGCTGGCATGA
- a CDS encoding TetR/AcrR family transcriptional regulator, whose translation MPRVSQDHLDARRRQILDGARSCFARYGYEGATVRRLEEATQLSRGAIFHHFRDKESLFLALAEDDAHRMAQVVAEQGLVQVMRELLKHESHTSGEEHPADWLGTRLEVSRRLRTDPDFRARWAERSEALTAATRARLQRQREAGNLRDDVDVDVLTGFLELVLEGLVSHLAMGLPADDLDPVLDLVEETVRRHRRTLP comes from the coding sequence GTGCCACGGGTAAGCCAGGACCACCTCGACGCGCGCCGCCGCCAGATCCTCGACGGCGCGCGGAGCTGCTTCGCCCGGTACGGCTACGAGGGTGCCACGGTCCGGCGCCTGGAAGAAGCCACCCAGCTCTCGCGGGGCGCGATCTTCCACCACTTCCGGGACAAGGAGTCGCTGTTCCTGGCCCTGGCCGAGGACGACGCGCACCGGATGGCCCAGGTGGTGGCCGAACAGGGCCTGGTCCAGGTCATGCGCGAGCTGCTCAAGCACGAGTCGCACACCAGCGGCGAGGAGCACCCGGCGGACTGGCTGGGCACCCGCCTGGAGGTCTCCCGGCGGCTGCGCACCGACCCGGACTTCCGGGCCCGCTGGGCCGAGCGCTCCGAGGCGCTGACCGCGGCCACCCGGGCCCGCCTGCAACGCCAGCGCGAGGCGGGCAACCTGCGCGACGACGTGGACGTGGACGTGCTCACCGGCTTCCTGGAGCTGGTCCTGGAGGGCCTGGTCTCGCACCTGGCCATGGGCCTACCCGCCGACGACCTGGACCCGGTGCTGGACCTGGTCGAGGAGACGGTGCGGCGCCACCGGCGCACGCTGCCGTAG